ACCTCAGCGGGTTGTAGACCAACTCTCCGGCAAGCCTGTCCCGGCTTACCTTCTTGCCGCTAGGCCTTCCCTTCCACCGAAGACCCGCACTCTTCCTGGCCGTTGCGCTGTTTAGTTTTCAAGGACCAATCCCTCGCCGCAGCTTCCGCTGCGCCGGGGCGCCGCCCGTGCGTTTCCGCACCGAGCCGGCAGTTCACTAGTTTATCAACTGCCCGTTCCCTTTTCAAGAGGGATTTTTTGCTCGGCCAGCCGGATTTTGTCCAACTGACCGCCGGGCATTACTTAATATAGCACGCCTTCAGCGGCCGCGCAACACCTAATTTCCCGGACTGCGCCCGGCGGCGTCACGAACCGAAGAAAACCTGCATGGCTCCGTAAACGGCCATGCCGCTCAAAACCGTCAGCGCCAGGCTGCGGCGCCGCCACGCGACGACTCCGGCGACCACGGCCGGAACGATCATCGGGTTGCGCCACGACAAGTCCAGCGCCCCGCCGGGCGCGAACACCGCCTGGGCCACCAGCGCGCCCAGCAGAGCCGCGGGCAGCAGGCTCAGCCACTCCATGACGAGAGGCGGAAAGTCGCGCCCCGACAGCCACACCAGCGGCACCATGCGCGGCAAATACGTCACGGCGGCCATGGCCGCCACAATCAG
Above is a genomic segment from Bacillota bacterium containing:
- a CDS encoding branched chain amino acid ABC transporter codes for the protein MAAVTYLPRMVPLVWLSGRDFPPLVMEWLSLLPAALLGALVAQAVFAPGGALDLSWRNPMIVPAVVAGVVAWRRRSLALTVLSGMAVYGAMQVFFGS